The following proteins come from a genomic window of Pyxidicoccus sp. MSG2:
- a CDS encoding TIGR02269 family lipoprotein yields the protein MRTLCALWLLVFAVLWQACSTVQPPMQRASAEAAVECPAPDDDQCVTLLCLGDACGFYRCGELSGDVELARFPPSRPPAAAAAPGMGPRRNWGGVQGLPRGAVMVFPNWNGGPDRVIPPSHQLAPGRWEKHHIFPQADDLARWFAQRGVKIHDYTMPIPYELHRRIHDGARGGPWNNAWRHFRRQNEIATPMEIYKHAGELIHRFELIGGPIKPYYSRPGT from the coding sequence ATGCGAACCCTTTGTGCGCTCTGGCTCCTGGTGTTTGCCGTGTTGTGGCAGGCCTGCTCCACTGTCCAACCCCCCATGCAGCGGGCCTCGGCAGAGGCGGCAGTGGAGTGCCCCGCGCCTGATGACGACCAGTGCGTTACGCTCCTGTGTCTGGGAGATGCCTGTGGCTTCTACCGCTGCGGGGAGCTGTCCGGTGACGTCGAACTGGCGCGGTTTCCTCCTTCGCGCCCGCCTGCGGCGGCCGCCGCTCCGGGCATGGGGCCTCGGCGAAATTGGGGAGGCGTGCAGGGCCTTCCGCGTGGCGCCGTCATGGTGTTCCCCAACTGGAACGGTGGTCCCGACCGGGTCATCCCTCCTTCACATCAGCTCGCGCCCGGCCGATGGGAGAAGCACCACATATTTCCCCAGGCGGATGACCTTGCGAGGTGGTTCGCGCAGCGGGGCGTCAAGATACACGACTACACGATGCCCATCCCGTACGAGCTTCACAGACGAATTCACGACGGCGCGCGTGGGGGCCCATGGAACAACGCATGGCGACATTTCAGGAGGCAGAACGAAATTGCGACCCCCATGGAGATCTACAAGCACGCGGGGGAGCTGATTCATCGCTTCGAACTCATCGGTGGACCCATCAAGCCCTATTATTCCCGCCCGGGAACGTGA
- a CDS encoding membrane dipeptidase — protein sequence MRVNHRLASHGVLAALSFTLGLGCGPVEEESSLPVAAPEPTAAATQALAVPGFAELHHHMFAEEAFGGGWFHGSHLGTLASCDGGLPESDHARVRMDLSNMLDLCPNSGSVDLSGVPILSAFFGIGGAVASEYIGKIEGTEGDTGVHLGRATVNTQWPRWDTIAHQQSWQGWLKQAYQGGMSLVMVSLVSNEFLCKALPYDNIKRPCDEMADVELQLQMARTFDANNDWVEIALSPAHARTIINSGRLAMVLSIEASKLFGTKDWRTELDRFYALGVRSLQPVHQLDNRFGGAALHNPIFQAAQFLENCHIDYDCGVTTDTFTLGFDVYRDAAGNCRNTRGLTADGKALLQAMMSKGMIIDVAHVSEKGLQDAYAVAQANAYYPLVISHGHFREVMNPKLADNEKTTPAWAVKYVRQTGGMFGLRTAHDETRAYTKSGVANNCQGSTRSLAQAYEFGRQGLKVSMAFGADLNGFIQQTRPRFGDNGACSAGFQAEADAQSRQQTLGGPARLGTGFDEFGLAHVGLLPDLLKDLGRVGANTTALSGSSESFLRTWERASGPRTGMADAAADIDTTGVAPYVDKATREAAYPVLCGEHYSPQSKDMGQACRFDQECVNNTCSSGACGSVGICTCNNDAECGTGRYCGYALNEGKCQNKKAKGASCLYGRECLSGSCSWLSCR from the coding sequence ATGCGCGTGAATCACCGCCTGGCCAGCCATGGAGTGCTGGCCGCCCTGTCCTTCACCCTCGGCCTGGGCTGCGGCCCGGTGGAGGAGGAGTCGTCCCTCCCCGTCGCCGCCCCCGAGCCCACCGCCGCCGCCACCCAGGCGCTCGCGGTACCGGGCTTCGCGGAGCTGCACCACCACATGTTCGCGGAGGAGGCCTTCGGCGGCGGCTGGTTCCACGGCAGCCACCTGGGCACGCTCGCGAGCTGTGACGGCGGACTTCCGGAGAGCGACCACGCCCGAGTCCGCATGGACCTGAGCAACATGCTGGATTTGTGTCCCAACTCCGGCAGCGTGGACCTGAGCGGTGTGCCCATCCTCTCCGCGTTCTTCGGCATCGGCGGCGCGGTGGCCTCCGAGTACATCGGCAAGATTGAGGGCACCGAGGGCGACACCGGCGTCCACCTGGGCCGTGCCACGGTGAACACGCAGTGGCCTCGCTGGGACACGATTGCGCATCAACAGTCGTGGCAGGGCTGGCTCAAGCAGGCGTACCAGGGCGGCATGTCCCTGGTGATGGTGTCGCTGGTCAGCAACGAGTTCCTCTGCAAGGCGCTGCCGTACGACAACATCAAGCGCCCGTGCGACGAGATGGCGGACGTGGAGCTCCAGCTCCAGATGGCGCGCACCTTCGACGCCAACAACGACTGGGTGGAGATTGCCCTGTCGCCCGCGCACGCGCGCACCATCATCAACTCCGGCCGGCTGGCGATGGTGCTCTCCATCGAAGCCAGCAAGCTGTTCGGCACCAAGGACTGGCGCACGGAGCTGGACCGCTTCTACGCGCTGGGTGTCCGCTCGCTCCAGCCGGTGCACCAATTGGACAACCGCTTCGGCGGCGCGGCGCTGCACAACCCCATCTTCCAGGCGGCGCAGTTCCTGGAGAACTGCCACATCGACTACGACTGCGGCGTGACGACGGACACCTTCACGCTCGGCTTCGACGTGTACCGGGACGCCGCCGGCAACTGCCGCAACACCCGCGGCCTCACCGCGGACGGCAAGGCGCTGCTCCAGGCGATGATGTCCAAGGGCATGATCATCGACGTGGCGCACGTGTCCGAGAAGGGCCTGCAGGACGCCTACGCCGTTGCCCAGGCGAACGCCTACTACCCGCTGGTCATCTCCCACGGGCACTTCCGCGAGGTGATGAACCCCAAGCTGGCGGACAATGAGAAGACGACGCCCGCGTGGGCAGTGAAATACGTGCGGCAGACGGGCGGCATGTTCGGCCTGCGCACCGCGCACGACGAGACGCGCGCGTACACGAAGTCCGGCGTGGCCAACAACTGCCAGGGCTCCACGCGCTCGCTGGCGCAGGCGTACGAGTTCGGCCGCCAGGGCCTCAAGGTGTCCATGGCCTTCGGCGCGGACCTCAACGGCTTCATCCAGCAGACGCGGCCGCGCTTCGGTGACAACGGCGCGTGCTCGGCGGGCTTCCAGGCGGAGGCGGACGCGCAGTCCCGTCAGCAGACGCTGGGCGGCCCGGCGCGCCTGGGCACCGGCTTCGACGAGTTCGGCCTCGCGCACGTGGGACTGCTGCCGGACCTCTTGAAGGACCTGGGCCGCGTGGGCGCCAACACCACCGCGCTGTCCGGCTCGTCGGAGTCCTTCCTGCGCACGTGGGAGCGCGCGTCCGGCCCGCGCACCGGCATGGCGGACGCGGCGGCGGACATCGACACCACCGGCGTCGCCCCGTACGTGGACAAGGCCACCCGCGAGGCGGCGTATCCCGTGCTGTGTGGTGAGCACTACTCGCCGCAGTCCAAGGACATGGGCCAGGCGTGCCGCTTCGACCAGGAGTGCGTCAACAACACCTGCAGCTCCGGGGCCTGTGGCTCCGTCGGCATCTGCACGTGCAACAACGACGCGGAATGCGGCACCGGCCGGTACTGCGGCTACGCCCTCAACGAGGGGAAGTGCCAGAACAAGAAGGCGAAGGGCGCCTCCTGTCTGTACGGCCGGGAGTGCCTGTCCGGCTCGTGCAGCTGGCTGTCCTGTCGCTGA
- the ptsP gene encoding phosphoenolpyruvate--protein phosphotransferase, with protein MLTLRRTHVRLGQSATSRTEAIRLVGQTLVDEGFVEPGYIDSMLRREKVSATYLGHGIAIPHGTPDAREMVRLTGVVVVQFPRGVDWGGDGHARIVVGIAARSDEHLQVLANLTGVLGDAAKAEELARTTDLDIVVATLNGAGAPAETAPTPLAGGGCCIEVTSPVPHGLHARPSTALVEVAKRFRSDISVRFEGRVANAKSLVTLLSLGARAGATMTISAVGEDAPTALAAIREAFDEGLDEEVAAPRPGRPEPVVIPTARLDYEGTMVAGISASPGIAAGPVWAFQHERLEVEERAPDAVAERRRLEKALAGATADLQNLYQEFLKKAGAPRAAIFKAHQELLDDPDMVSEAHGHIDAGASAGWAWRTVYEARAEVLARLPDPLLAARAGDLRDVGRRVLRLLADVVEGVATLPDHPVVLLAEDLAPSDTAKLDPAMVLGLCTVGGGATSHTAIIARSLDIPAVVAAGPGVLDLSNGDECILDGNAGVLVLKPSAKDRERAATQRERVREQREAEKLDRYKPAITRDGHRVEVAANIGSARDAEKAVNAGGEGVGLMRTEFLFLQREDPPGEDEQYEAYRTMVRALNGLPIILRTLDIGGDKQVPYLSLPAEANPFLGVRGIRLCFEREDLFRTQLRAIMRASLEGPVRIMFPMVATLGELRKAKAITEDVRREVGAAPVETGIMIEVPSAVILADQLAKEVSFFSIGTNDLTQYVLAMDREHPVLASQADGVHPAVLRMVDLTVKAARAAGIWVGACGGVAGDPAGAMTLAGLGVTELSVAIPTIPAIKALLRSVSMTDLEALARRALACDNAADVRALVQGLLARTGVDA; from the coding sequence ATGCTGACACTGCGCAGGACGCACGTCCGGCTGGGACAGAGCGCCACGAGCAGGACGGAGGCGATTCGCCTCGTCGGGCAGACGCTGGTGGACGAGGGCTTCGTCGAGCCCGGCTATATCGACAGCATGCTCCGCCGCGAGAAGGTCTCCGCGACGTACCTGGGGCACGGCATCGCCATTCCCCACGGCACGCCCGATGCGCGGGAGATGGTGAGACTGACGGGCGTCGTCGTCGTGCAGTTCCCTCGCGGCGTGGACTGGGGTGGGGACGGGCACGCGCGCATCGTCGTCGGCATCGCCGCGCGCTCGGATGAGCACCTCCAGGTGCTGGCCAACCTCACCGGCGTGCTCGGTGACGCGGCGAAGGCCGAAGAGCTGGCCCGGACGACCGACCTGGACATCGTCGTTGCCACCCTCAATGGCGCTGGCGCGCCTGCCGAAACAGCTCCGACCCCGCTGGCTGGTGGGGGCTGCTGCATCGAGGTGACCTCGCCCGTGCCGCATGGTCTGCACGCGCGCCCGTCCACCGCGCTCGTGGAGGTGGCGAAGCGCTTCCGCAGCGACATCTCCGTCCGTTTCGAGGGGAGGGTGGCCAACGCGAAGAGCCTGGTGACGCTGCTGTCGCTCGGCGCACGGGCTGGCGCAACGATGACCATCAGCGCCGTGGGCGAGGATGCACCGACGGCGCTGGCCGCCATCCGCGAGGCCTTCGACGAGGGGCTCGATGAGGAGGTGGCCGCTCCCCGGCCCGGCAGGCCGGAGCCCGTGGTGATTCCCACCGCGCGGCTCGACTACGAGGGGACGATGGTGGCCGGCATCTCCGCGTCGCCGGGCATCGCCGCCGGGCCGGTGTGGGCCTTCCAGCACGAGCGCCTGGAGGTGGAGGAGCGGGCGCCGGACGCGGTGGCCGAGCGCCGCCGGCTGGAAAAGGCCCTGGCCGGCGCGACGGCGGACCTCCAGAACCTGTACCAGGAGTTCCTCAAGAAGGCCGGTGCGCCCCGGGCCGCCATCTTCAAGGCCCATCAGGAGCTGCTGGACGACCCGGACATGGTGTCCGAGGCGCACGGCCACATCGACGCGGGGGCGAGCGCCGGCTGGGCGTGGCGCACCGTCTACGAGGCCCGGGCCGAGGTGCTCGCGCGCCTGCCGGACCCGCTGCTCGCCGCGCGCGCGGGTGACCTACGCGACGTGGGCCGCCGCGTGTTGCGCCTGCTCGCGGACGTGGTGGAGGGCGTGGCGACGCTGCCGGACCACCCCGTGGTGCTGCTGGCCGAGGACCTGGCCCCGTCGGACACCGCGAAGCTGGACCCGGCGATGGTGCTGGGCCTGTGCACCGTCGGGGGCGGGGCCACCTCGCACACGGCCATCATCGCCCGCTCGCTGGACATCCCCGCGGTGGTCGCCGCCGGGCCGGGAGTGCTGGACCTGTCCAACGGGGACGAGTGCATCCTCGATGGCAACGCGGGCGTCCTCGTCCTCAAGCCGTCCGCCAAGGACCGCGAGCGCGCGGCCACCCAGCGCGAGCGGGTGCGGGAGCAGCGCGAGGCCGAGAAGCTGGACCGCTACAAGCCCGCCATCACCCGCGACGGGCACCGCGTGGAAGTGGCGGCGAACATCGGCTCCGCCAGGGACGCGGAGAAGGCCGTGAATGCCGGCGGCGAGGGCGTGGGGCTGATGCGCACGGAGTTCCTCTTCCTCCAGCGCGAGGACCCGCCCGGGGAGGACGAGCAATACGAGGCCTACCGCACCATGGTGCGGGCCCTGAACGGGCTGCCCATCATCCTGCGCACGCTGGACATCGGCGGCGACAAACAGGTGCCCTACCTGTCGCTGCCCGCGGAGGCCAACCCCTTCCTCGGCGTGCGCGGCATCCGCCTGTGCTTCGAGAGGGAGGACCTGTTCCGCACGCAGCTGCGCGCCATCATGCGCGCGTCGCTGGAAGGGCCGGTGCGCATCATGTTCCCCATGGTGGCCACTCTCGGCGAATTGAGGAAGGCGAAGGCCATCACCGAGGACGTGCGGCGCGAGGTGGGCGCGGCACCGGTGGAGACGGGCATCATGATTGAGGTCCCCTCGGCGGTGATTCTCGCGGACCAGTTGGCGAAGGAGGTGTCCTTCTTCTCCATCGGCACCAACGACCTGACGCAGTATGTGCTGGCGATGGACCGCGAGCACCCCGTCCTCGCGTCGCAGGCGGACGGCGTCCACCCGGCGGTGCTCCGCATGGTCGACCTCACCGTGAAGGCCGCGCGCGCGGCCGGCATCTGGGTGGGCGCGTGTGGCGGCGTCGCCGGAGACCCGGCGGGGGCGATGACGCTGGCCGGGCTCGGAGTCACCGAGCTGAGCGTCGCCATCCCCACCATCCCCGCCATCAAGGCGCTGCTGCGGAGCGTGTCCATGACGGACCTGGAGGCGCTCG
- a CDS encoding double-CXXCG motif protein, with the protein MVRFFELLQDEAVVRERYSGEFDAAHKWGLPGANCHTCGAIWGVAGHQYPAVDLSQLPERKEFEEARPEPFSEFARLRELVRPLAPPNAWLPPGTTFGPLVGRASGKFGPFTSQGDITWLVLREALERLQAEGVRGLLGCRTELRFRQKNPPDVLELQIEPHGRLHPDCIPPEVPQPCPTCGRHAFRLPEEPILDAASLPTELDLFRVGNFSTVIVGTERFMETVRRLELDGIAFRELPTR; encoded by the coding sequence ATGGTTCGGTTTTTTGAGTTGCTACAGGACGAAGCAGTGGTTCGAGAGCGCTATAGCGGGGAGTTCGACGCCGCGCACAAGTGGGGGTTGCCCGGCGCGAACTGCCACACCTGCGGAGCTATCTGGGGAGTTGCCGGGCACCAGTATCCCGCCGTGGACCTGTCGCAACTGCCGGAGCGAAAGGAGTTCGAGGAGGCAAGACCCGAGCCCTTTTCTGAGTTCGCGCGACTGCGAGAACTGGTGCGCCCTCTTGCGCCCCCCAATGCCTGGTTGCCTCCGGGAACGACTTTCGGCCCGCTGGTGGGCCGTGCCTCCGGGAAGTTCGGCCCGTTCACCTCACAGGGGGACATCACATGGCTGGTGCTTCGGGAGGCACTGGAACGCCTCCAGGCGGAAGGCGTGCGCGGACTGCTGGGCTGCCGAACAGAGCTGCGATTCCGTCAGAAGAACCCGCCAGATGTGCTGGAGCTACAGATTGAGCCGCACGGTCGGCTCCACCCGGACTGCATTCCCCCGGAAGTCCCTCAACCGTGCCCGACCTGTGGTCGGCACGCCTTCCGACTGCCAGAGGAACCCATCCTGGACGCGGCATCGCTGCCCACGGAACTGGACCTGTTCCGCGTGGGCAACTTCTCCACAGTGATTGTCGGCACCGAGCGGTTCATGGAGACGGTGCGCCGCCTGGAATTGGACGGCATCGCCTTCCGCGAGCTACCAACCCGCTGA
- the surE gene encoding 5'/3'-nucleotidase SurE has translation MHNHRIFSLLTAAVLGLGTQAQAVPTPTVPRTAATAARPLRILLTTDDGINGAGMRILRDTLCAAGHEVTVVAPSADRSGTSGALTLNAVMRTTRGTFPCGTGTGASWALTGTPADSVLFGLSVVFGAQKPDLVISGINYGQNVGRAVNHSGTVGAAVAGAEEGVPSIAVSIGLNLADSGTGFSQTLAAAPTVATYVKDLAEQLRDTAGRDGRLLPDRIALNVNYPVVLDEAGQFDASQVGGPSVTFIGHAEVVRPTYLPVPNTPDTYISQGPICGLSTACAPETEAGADTTALEEGEISMTPIAVDGTEPPSLRPLLKVRLRKQSPFGPVVPFKAGGPPSAGW, from the coding sequence ATGCACAACCACCGAATCTTCTCGCTCCTCACCGCGGCAGTGCTCGGGCTGGGCACGCAGGCCCAGGCCGTTCCCACCCCCACTGTCCCGCGCACGGCGGCCACCGCGGCCCGCCCGCTGCGCATCCTCCTGACGACGGACGACGGCATCAACGGCGCGGGGATGCGCATCCTGCGGGACACGCTGTGTGCCGCAGGCCATGAGGTGACGGTGGTGGCGCCGTCGGCGGACCGCAGCGGCACCAGCGGCGCGCTCACGCTCAACGCGGTGATGCGGACGACGCGCGGGACGTTCCCCTGCGGCACGGGGACGGGGGCGTCGTGGGCGCTGACGGGGACGCCGGCGGACTCGGTGTTGTTTGGACTGTCCGTGGTTTTCGGCGCGCAGAAGCCGGACCTGGTGATTTCGGGCATCAACTACGGGCAGAACGTGGGCCGTGCGGTGAATCACTCGGGCACGGTGGGTGCTGCGGTGGCGGGAGCGGAGGAAGGGGTTCCGTCCATCGCGGTGAGCATCGGGCTCAACCTGGCGGACTCGGGGACGGGGTTCTCCCAGACGCTGGCGGCGGCGCCCACGGTGGCGACCTACGTGAAGGACCTGGCCGAGCAGCTCCGGGACACGGCGGGCCGGGACGGGCGCCTGCTGCCGGACCGGATTGCCCTCAACGTGAACTACCCCGTGGTGCTGGACGAGGCCGGCCAGTTCGACGCGTCGCAGGTGGGCGGGCCGAGCGTGACGTTCATCGGCCACGCGGAGGTGGTGCGTCCGACGTACCTGCCCGTCCCGAACACGCCGGACACCTATATTTCGCAGGGCCCCATCTGCGGGCTCTCCACCGCGTGCGCTCCGGAGACGGAAGCGGGCGCGGACACCACCGCGCTGGAGGAGGGAGAAATTTCGATGACCCCCATCGCCGTGGACGGTACGGAGCCCCCGTCGCTGCGGCCGCTGCTGAAGGTGCGGCTGCGGAAGCAGTCACCGTTCGGGCCCGTCGTTCCGTTCAAGGCTGGCGGGCCACCGTCAGCGGGTTGGTAG
- a CDS encoding DEAD/DEAH box helicase, with amino-acid sequence MSATAQLLEAVRKEAKPGIWSNGVNLARSGAVVLQSQKEGELELRVRAKGRPVALTVVLYPNDDAWECDCPSQVDPCEHVVAAAISIQQAEKQETPLETAAARWSRVVYHFTRADGGLELHRALAHADGREEPLEGSLTSLVAQPAKAATLQVENADLLADRILEARRTRGTLAPEALEAILKVLENARNVLLDGRPVAVSDEPVLPRAVVEDRAQQIAVTVTKDPRVTEVVSPGVALFGDALARLGETQMTGAWLQSLPIVRTYSVEQVGELTAKILPELGRRIPVDMRSRRLPRLDRELRPRVLLELNQLESGLSVLPTLVYGAPPAVRIDNGRMVYLRGAVPLRDEAAEQRLIHQLRDELNLVPGRRLTVQGPEMVRWADKLRRWRGDLAGDAAGLVSPNVKLRPQLQVQSGVTGQGVPDVSFTLEFQVEGAKGEVKAVDAAAVIRAWTEGLGLVPLDGGGWAPLPRAWLDKHGQRVADLLAARQSDGKVSNHALPELTALCETLEQPPPPGLDRLAPLVSGFEKLPAPVLPQELNATLRPYQLQGVSWLGFLRGAGLGGILADDMGLGKTLQTICALGPGSLVVCPTSVLPNWAAELKRFRPSLKVCVYHGPGRALDPAADITLTTYSIMRLDAAVLGARTWDSLVLDEAQAIKNPESQVARAAFGFKANFRLALSGTPLENRLEELWSLMHFTNPGLLGGRRHFQDKVAQPIADGRTDAAEGLRRKIRPFVLRRLKRDVAPELPPRIESVMHVQLDERERAVYDAIMAATRKEVVALLNEGGSVLKALEALLRLRQAACHPALVPGQRANTSSKVETLVDALETAVSEGHKALVFSQWTSMLDLIEPQLKATGITFERLDGSTPNRGEITQRFQADGGAPVLLMSLKAGGTGLNLTAADHVFLVDPWWNPAVEAQAADRAHRIGQERTVMVYRLVSQGTVEERILGLQEKKRAIFEAALSEASAATAITREDLLELFS; translated from the coding sequence ATGTCAGCGACTGCTCAACTGCTGGAAGCCGTCCGGAAGGAAGCAAAGCCGGGCATCTGGTCCAACGGCGTCAACCTCGCGCGCTCGGGAGCCGTGGTGCTCCAGTCGCAGAAGGAGGGCGAGCTGGAGTTGCGGGTGCGGGCGAAGGGCCGACCTGTCGCACTCACGGTGGTCCTCTATCCGAACGACGACGCCTGGGAGTGTGACTGCCCCAGCCAGGTGGACCCGTGCGAGCACGTCGTCGCGGCGGCCATCTCCATCCAGCAGGCGGAGAAGCAGGAGACGCCGCTGGAGACGGCGGCGGCCCGTTGGTCCCGCGTCGTGTACCACTTCACCCGCGCGGATGGCGGCCTGGAGCTGCACCGGGCGCTCGCGCACGCGGACGGCCGGGAGGAGCCCCTGGAGGGGAGCCTGACGTCGCTGGTGGCGCAGCCCGCGAAGGCGGCGACGCTCCAGGTGGAGAACGCGGACCTCCTCGCCGACCGCATCCTGGAGGCGCGCCGCACGCGCGGCACGCTGGCCCCGGAGGCGCTGGAGGCCATCCTCAAGGTGCTGGAGAACGCGCGCAACGTGCTGCTCGACGGGCGTCCGGTGGCGGTGTCCGACGAGCCCGTCCTGCCCCGGGCCGTGGTGGAGGACCGGGCCCAGCAGATTGCCGTGACGGTGACGAAGGACCCACGCGTGACGGAAGTCGTCAGCCCCGGCGTGGCGCTGTTCGGCGACGCGCTGGCCCGCCTGGGGGAGACGCAGATGACGGGCGCGTGGCTCCAGTCGCTGCCCATCGTCCGCACGTACTCGGTGGAGCAGGTGGGCGAGCTGACCGCGAAGATTCTCCCGGAACTGGGCCGCCGCATCCCCGTGGACATGCGCAGCCGCCGCCTGCCTCGGCTGGACCGTGAGCTGCGGCCGCGCGTCCTGCTGGAGCTGAACCAATTGGAGTCGGGCCTGTCCGTGCTGCCCACGCTCGTCTACGGCGCGCCGCCCGCGGTGCGCATCGACAACGGGCGCATGGTGTACCTGCGCGGCGCGGTGCCGCTGCGCGACGAGGCCGCGGAGCAGCGTCTCATCCACCAGTTGCGCGACGAGCTGAACCTGGTGCCGGGCCGCCGGCTGACGGTGCAGGGCCCGGAGATGGTGCGCTGGGCGGACAAGCTCCGTCGGTGGCGCGGAGACCTGGCCGGCGACGCGGCGGGCCTGGTGAGTCCGAACGTGAAGCTCCGGCCGCAGCTCCAGGTGCAGTCCGGCGTCACCGGGCAGGGCGTCCCGGACGTGAGCTTCACGCTGGAGTTCCAGGTGGAGGGCGCGAAGGGAGAAGTCAAAGCCGTGGACGCGGCCGCCGTCATCCGCGCGTGGACGGAGGGGCTGGGGCTGGTGCCGCTGGACGGCGGAGGCTGGGCGCCGCTGCCCCGGGCGTGGCTGGACAAGCACGGCCAGCGCGTGGCGGACCTGCTGGCCGCGCGGCAGTCGGATGGCAAGGTGTCCAACCACGCGCTGCCGGAGCTGACCGCGCTGTGCGAGACGCTGGAGCAGCCGCCCCCTCCGGGCCTGGACCGGCTGGCGCCGCTCGTCTCCGGCTTCGAGAAGCTGCCGGCCCCGGTGTTGCCGCAAGAGCTCAACGCCACGCTGCGCCCCTACCAGCTCCAGGGCGTGAGCTGGTTGGGCTTCCTGCGCGGCGCGGGACTGGGCGGAATCCTCGCGGACGACATGGGCCTCGGAAAGACGCTGCAGACCATCTGCGCGCTGGGGCCGGGCTCGCTCGTGGTGTGCCCCACCAGCGTGTTGCCCAACTGGGCCGCGGAGCTGAAGCGCTTCCGCCCGTCGCTCAAGGTCTGCGTGTACCACGGGCCCGGCCGCGCGCTGGACCCGGCCGCGGACATCACGCTCACCACGTACTCCATCATGCGCCTGGACGCGGCCGTGCTGGGCGCGCGCACCTGGGACTCGCTGGTGCTGGACGAGGCGCAGGCCATCAAGAACCCGGAGAGCCAGGTGGCGCGCGCGGCCTTCGGCTTCAAGGCCAACTTCCGGCTGGCGCTCAGCGGCACCCCGCTGGAGAACCGGCTGGAGGAGCTGTGGAGCCTGATGCACTTCACCAACCCGGGCCTGCTCGGGGGGCGGAGGCACTTCCAGGACAAGGTGGCACAGCCCATTGCCGACGGCCGCACCGACGCCGCCGAGGGACTGCGCCGGAAGATTCGCCCCTTCGTCCTGCGCCGCCTCAAGCGCGACGTGGCGCCCGAGCTGCCGCCGCGCATCGAGTCGGTGATGCACGTGCAGTTGGATGAGCGCGAGCGCGCCGTCTACGACGCCATCATGGCCGCCACGCGCAAGGAAGTCGTGGCGCTGCTCAACGAGGGCGGCAGTGTGCTGAAGGCGCTGGAGGCGCTGCTCCGGCTGCGCCAGGCGGCCTGCCATCCGGCGCTCGTGCCGGGCCAGCGGGCCAACACCTCGTCGAAGGTGGAGACGCTGGTGGACGCGCTCGAGACCGCGGTGTCGGAGGGCCACAAGGCGCTCGTCTTCTCGCAGTGGACGTCGATGCTGGACCTCATCGAGCCGCAGCTCAAGGCGACGGGAATCACCTTCGAGCGGCTGGACGGCTCGACGCCCAACCGCGGCGAAATCACGCAGCGCTTCCAGGCGGACGGCGGCGCGCCGGTGCTGCTGATGTCGCTCAAGGCGGGCGGCACGGGCCTCAACCTCACTGCGGCGGACCACGTGTTCCTGGTGGACCCGTGGTGGAACCCGGCGGTGGAGGCCCAGGCGGCGGACCGCGCGCATCGCATCGGCCAGGAGCGGACGGTGATGGTGTACCGGCTCGTCTCGCAGGGAACGGTGGAGGAGCGAATCCTGGGACTCCAGGAGAAGAAGCGCGCCATCTTCGAGGCGGCCCTGAGCGAGGCCTCCGCGGCGACGGCCATCACCCGTGAAGACCTGCTCGAGCTGTTCTCCTGA